One segment of Agromyces albus DNA contains the following:
- a CDS encoding SRPBCC family protein, translating into MTVEFECRTRLPLSVHESFDRSRSIDAHTASMAASRERAVAGVTSGLIGLDEEVTWRAWHFGVPIRLTSRITRMSPPDVFVDEQVKGPFRSFRHEHRFVPDPDGGTIMIDRVRLVAPLGVLGRLAELVVGPYLQRLIERRNAFLRDAAAG; encoded by the coding sequence ATGACCGTCGAGTTCGAATGCCGCACTCGCCTGCCGCTGAGTGTGCACGAGTCATTCGACCGGTCGAGGAGCATCGACGCGCACACGGCGTCGATGGCCGCCTCGCGCGAGCGTGCCGTCGCGGGCGTCACCTCGGGCCTCATCGGCCTCGACGAGGAAGTGACCTGGCGCGCTTGGCATTTCGGGGTGCCGATCCGCCTGACGAGCCGAATCACGCGGATGTCGCCCCCCGACGTATTCGTCGACGAGCAGGTGAAGGGGCCGTTCCGGTCCTTCCGTCACGAGCACCGGTTCGTGCCCGATCCCGACGGCGGAACCATCATGATCGACCGGGTGCGCCTCGTGGCGCCGCTGGGAGTGCTCGGACGGCTGGCAGAGCTCGTCGTCGGCCCGTACCTTCAGCGTCTCATCGAGCGACGCAATGCGTTTCTCCGCGACGCCGCCGCGGGCTGA
- a CDS encoding carbohydrate ABC transporter permease, producing MLAPLVFISVAVVLFLLFFVWPGALGLLYSFTDYSGVGDLDFIGLDNYVDLFADDAFYASLARTFLYTALSVPLHYVVSLGIAMLLASSLAKGKSSARVIFFLPWLISPIVAGVIWRWLFGENFGFVNFVVTLLGGDGLHWQTDASLALALILIVSTWATTAFNMLLFIAAIRNIPKSYLEAAEIDGANAWVRFRRITLPLLAPTSFMVILLTTIGSMKEFAMVQALNGGGPGTQNMFIVQYIYRTGFERADIGYASAASMVLMAILVLIALVQMQFDRKRDLA from the coding sequence GTGCTGGCGCCGCTCGTGTTCATCTCCGTCGCCGTCGTGCTCTTCCTGCTGTTCTTCGTCTGGCCGGGAGCCCTGGGCCTCTTGTACTCCTTCACCGACTACAGCGGCGTGGGGGACCTCGATTTCATCGGACTCGACAACTACGTCGACCTCTTCGCCGACGATGCGTTCTACGCATCGCTGGCGCGGACCTTCCTCTACACCGCGCTCTCGGTCCCGCTGCACTACGTGGTGTCACTGGGGATCGCGATGCTCCTGGCCAGCTCGCTCGCGAAGGGGAAGTCCTCCGCACGCGTGATCTTCTTCCTTCCGTGGCTGATCTCGCCGATCGTCGCCGGCGTCATCTGGCGGTGGCTGTTCGGCGAGAATTTCGGGTTCGTCAACTTCGTGGTCACCCTCCTCGGCGGCGACGGACTGCACTGGCAGACCGATGCATCCCTCGCACTCGCCCTCATCCTCATCGTGAGCACGTGGGCAACCACCGCGTTCAACATGTTGCTGTTCATCGCCGCAATCCGGAACATTCCGAAGTCCTACCTCGAGGCGGCTGAGATCGACGGCGCCAACGCCTGGGTTCGTTTCCGTCGCATCACGCTGCCCCTGCTCGCCCCCACGTCGTTCATGGTGATCCTGCTGACCACGATCGGTTCCATGAAGGAATTCGCGATGGTGCAGGCCCTCAACGGCGGCGGCCCCGGCACGCAGAACATGTTCATCGTCCAGTACATCTACCGCACCGGGTTCGAGCGCGCCGACATCGGGTACGCGAGCGCCGCGTCGATGGTGCTCATGGCGATCCTGGTGCTCATCGCGCTCGTCCAGATGCAATTCGACCGGAAGCGGGACCTCGCATGA
- a CDS encoding carbohydrate ABC transporter permease yields MKTFRAAPSTIILWVLAALYLFPTAWFLLSSLKPGSELFSLPLTILPRNWTVAGFVTAWNRFDFQQYFINTTVVAVVTTAFTVIVSAMTGYAFAKYTSWWLRGFFICILATTMLPTEVIMPSSFAVVRDLGLYDTLAGIIVPSIITATGIFMFRQYFSTIPDELMEAARIDGVGEFRLFLKIMLPLAKPIAVVLAIFSFQWRWNDYIWPLLILRDPERYTLQVALRSIVGADNIDWSVLLAASVISLVPMVVLFAIFQRQILSADINSGLKD; encoded by the coding sequence ATGAAGACGTTCCGTGCCGCCCCGAGCACGATCATCCTCTGGGTTCTCGCCGCGCTCTACCTGTTCCCGACGGCGTGGTTCCTCCTCAGCTCGTTGAAGCCCGGGTCCGAGCTCTTCAGCCTGCCGCTGACGATCCTCCCGCGTAATTGGACGGTCGCGGGATTCGTGACCGCGTGGAACCGTTTCGACTTCCAGCAGTACTTCATCAACACCACGGTCGTGGCAGTGGTCACCACGGCCTTCACCGTCATCGTGAGCGCGATGACGGGGTATGCCTTCGCGAAGTACACGTCGTGGTGGCTCCGGGGCTTCTTCATCTGCATCCTCGCCACGACGATGCTGCCGACCGAGGTCATCATGCCGAGCTCGTTCGCGGTGGTCCGCGATCTCGGGCTGTACGACACGCTCGCGGGCATCATCGTGCCGTCGATCATCACCGCGACCGGCATCTTCATGTTCCGCCAGTACTTCTCCACCATCCCCGACGAACTGATGGAGGCAGCTCGTATCGATGGGGTCGGCGAGTTCCGCCTGTTCCTCAAGATCATGCTGCCGCTCGCCAAGCCGATCGCCGTCGTGCTCGCGATCTTCTCCTTCCAATGGCGATGGAACGACTACATCTGGCCGCTCCTGATTTTGCGCGACCCCGAGCGCTACACCCTCCAGGTCGCGCTGCGCAGCATCGTCGGCGCCGACAATATCGACTGGTCGGTGCTGCTGGCGGCATCCGTCATCTCGCTCGTGCCGATGGTGGTGCTGTTCGCGATCTTCCAGCGCCAGATCCTGAGCGCCGACATCAACTCCGGCCTCAAGGATTGA
- a CDS encoding DUF885 domain-containing protein, which yields MAASERIPTDIDRIAEEWVDTLVELSPTLGTYIGRTEADSRFGDYSPNGLERSAEAVRGTLAQLDAATAVDEIDAVTLADLRSELTLDLEAHEAGLPLRDLNVIASPAQEIREVFDLMATDDVDDWSTISTRLAALPGALDGYIETLKLGIERGVVLAARQVREVAAQAHKLERNDGFFGEFTGGAPTELPATLRADLAGRAAEAGSAYGRLAAFLEQELLRVAGEHDAVGREIYALQSRRFLGAVIDLDETYEWGIEELARMVDEQESIAREIVPGASVAEAIAFLDGDPSRKLHGTEALQRWMQETSDRAVAELGATQFDIPADIRTLECMIAPTQEGGIYYTAPTDDFSRAGRMWWSVPEGVTEFDTWRELTTVYHEGVPGHHLQIGQAVVNRGKLNTWRRQLAGTSGHAEGWALYAERLMEGLGYLDDPADRLGMLDGQRMRAARVALDIGVHLGKQRPDGEGVWTGEYALEFLRQNVNMNEGFVRFEVNRYLGWPGQAPSYKVGQRIWEQLRDEVKRREGAAFDIREFHRRALDLGGVGLDTLRTALLG from the coding sequence ATGGCAGCGAGTGAACGCATCCCGACCGATATCGACCGCATCGCCGAGGAGTGGGTCGACACCCTTGTCGAGTTGAGCCCCACACTCGGCACGTACATCGGTCGTACCGAGGCCGATTCGCGCTTCGGCGACTACTCGCCTAATGGCCTCGAGCGCTCGGCCGAGGCGGTGCGTGGCACGCTCGCGCAGCTCGATGCAGCGACGGCGGTCGATGAGATCGACGCCGTCACCCTCGCCGACCTGCGCAGCGAGCTCACGCTCGACCTCGAGGCGCACGAAGCGGGCCTGCCGTTGCGCGACCTCAACGTCATCGCGAGCCCGGCGCAGGAGATCCGCGAGGTCTTCGATCTCATGGCGACCGACGACGTCGACGACTGGTCGACGATCTCCACTCGCCTGGCCGCCCTGCCCGGTGCACTCGATGGCTACATCGAGACGCTCAAGCTCGGCATCGAGCGCGGCGTCGTCCTCGCGGCGAGGCAGGTGCGCGAGGTCGCGGCGCAAGCGCACAAGCTCGAGCGCAACGACGGGTTCTTCGGCGAGTTCACCGGGGGAGCGCCCACCGAGTTGCCCGCCACCCTGCGCGCCGACCTCGCCGGTCGTGCCGCCGAAGCGGGAAGCGCCTACGGCAGGCTCGCCGCCTTCCTCGAGCAGGAGCTCCTTCGGGTCGCAGGCGAGCACGACGCCGTCGGCCGCGAGATCTACGCCCTCCAGTCGCGCCGCTTCCTCGGCGCCGTGATCGACCTCGACGAGACCTACGAGTGGGGCATCGAGGAGCTCGCCCGAATGGTCGACGAGCAGGAGTCCATCGCGCGCGAGATCGTGCCCGGGGCATCCGTCGCGGAGGCCATCGCCTTCCTCGACGGCGACCCGAGCCGAAAGCTCCACGGCACCGAAGCCCTGCAACGCTGGATGCAGGAGACGAGCGACCGGGCCGTCGCCGAACTGGGCGCCACGCAGTTCGACATTCCCGCCGACATTCGCACTCTCGAGTGCATGATCGCGCCGACGCAAGAGGGCGGCATCTACTACACGGCGCCGACCGACGACTTCAGTCGGGCCGGCCGCATGTGGTGGTCGGTGCCCGAGGGCGTCACCGAGTTCGACACCTGGCGCGAGCTCACGACGGTCTACCACGAGGGCGTTCCCGGCCATCACCTGCAGATCGGCCAGGCGGTCGTGAATCGCGGCAAGCTCAACACCTGGCGCCGGCAGCTCGCGGGTACATCGGGGCACGCCGAGGGCTGGGCGCTCTACGCAGAGCGGCTCATGGAGGGCCTGGGCTACCTCGACGACCCCGCCGACCGGCTCGGCATGCTCGACGGCCAGCGCATGCGTGCGGCCCGCGTCGCGCTCGACATCGGCGTGCACCTCGGCAAGCAGCGCCCCGACGGCGAGGGGGTCTGGACGGGGGAGTACGCACTCGAGTTCCTCCGCCAGAACGTCAACATGAACGAGGGATTCGTGCGATTCGAGGTGAACCGCTACCTCGGCTGGCCCGGCCAGGCGCCGTCGTACAAGGTCGGCCAACGCATCTGGGAGCAGCTCCGCGATGAGGTGAAGCGCCGTGAGGGCGCCGCGTTCGACATCCGCGAATTCCACCGGCGCGCGCTCGACCTCGGCGGCGTCGGCCTCGACACGCTCCGCACGGCGCTACTCGGCTGA
- the polA gene encoding DNA polymerase I has protein sequence MSDAEKPTLLVIDGHSLAFRAFYALPVDSFQTRDGQHTNAIHGFLSMLLLLLQNEKPTHLAVAFDISRFSFRNRDYAEYKGTRSETPPEFKGQVPLLQDALKAMRVRTIEKEDFEADDILATLAARGVAEGYRVLLVSGDRDTIQLVNDDVTLLYPNTQGVSQLKRYDTAAVIERYGIRPEQYPDVAALVGESSDNLIGITKVGEKTAVKWLGLYGDLDGILAHADEIKGVVGQNLRDERENAIRNRRLNKLVTDVPLDVSIDEFATQPIDEDAVRELFGRLEFRTLLERVMKIAAANGNGGISAPAEVEAIEPVAEAVAAPSAPNPRLLLDEELALWLERAVAAEPAGLGLSLEIVDGKVIGAGIATSDETVHLHWQPGRADYAAFESWLASDSPKIMTDAKTQLKALTRSGLAFDGLVIDTLVAGWLVRPILAEKTLADLVSQYLGETVPQADPTQLLPEEGTDAGAPEYAWYTLRLAPVVLRSLSESSRRLLAEVEMPLVPVLSAMELRGVTVDHPELASLSSQLAERAAGLAEAAFAEIGREVNLGSPKQLQEVLFDQLGMPKTRATKTGYTTDASALADLQESNPHPFLGYLLEHRDATKLRQIVESLDKAIATDGRIHTTYWQIGAATGRMSSNDPNLQNIPIRTEEGRRIRKAFRHGPEYTELLTADYSQIEMRIMAHLSGDPGLIEAFNAGEDLHRFVGARVFSVDPADVTPLMRTKVKAMSYGLAYGLSAFGLSKQLRIDRAEATQLMKEYFERFGAVRGYLRGVVEQAKIDGYTETIFGRRRAFPDLASPNRVHRENAERAALNSPIQGSAADIIKIAMSRVEADIAARGLGSRMLMQVHDELVFEVAPGESEALEEVVRDRMSNAAELLVPLDVQIGRGANWDDAAH, from the coding sequence GTGTCGGACGCAGAAAAGCCTACCCTCCTCGTGATCGACGGCCATTCGTTGGCGTTCCGGGCGTTCTACGCCCTCCCGGTCGACAGTTTCCAGACCCGTGACGGACAGCACACGAATGCTATTCACGGGTTCCTCTCGATGCTCCTCCTGCTGCTGCAGAACGAGAAGCCCACGCACCTCGCGGTCGCGTTCGACATCTCGCGGTTCTCCTTCCGCAACCGCGACTACGCCGAGTACAAGGGCACCCGCAGCGAGACGCCGCCTGAGTTCAAGGGGCAGGTGCCCCTGCTGCAAGATGCGCTGAAGGCGATGCGCGTGCGCACGATCGAGAAGGAGGACTTCGAGGCCGACGACATCCTCGCGACGCTCGCCGCGCGCGGCGTGGCCGAGGGCTATCGCGTGCTGCTCGTCTCGGGCGACCGCGACACCATCCAGCTCGTGAACGACGACGTCACGCTGCTGTACCCGAACACCCAGGGCGTCTCGCAGCTGAAGCGCTACGACACCGCCGCGGTCATCGAGCGCTACGGCATCCGCCCCGAGCAGTATCCCGACGTCGCGGCGCTCGTCGGCGAGTCGAGCGACAACCTCATCGGCATCACGAAGGTGGGCGAGAAGACCGCCGTCAAGTGGCTCGGCCTCTACGGCGACCTCGACGGCATCCTGGCGCACGCCGACGAGATCAAAGGCGTCGTCGGGCAGAACCTCCGCGACGAGAGGGAGAACGCGATCCGCAACCGGCGGCTCAACAAGCTCGTCACCGATGTGCCGCTCGACGTCTCGATCGACGAGTTCGCCACCCAGCCGATCGACGAAGACGCCGTGCGCGAGCTCTTCGGCCGTCTCGAGTTCCGAACGCTGCTCGAACGCGTCATGAAGATCGCCGCGGCGAACGGCAACGGCGGCATCTCGGCGCCGGCCGAGGTCGAGGCCATCGAGCCCGTCGCCGAGGCGGTGGCAGCGCCATCCGCCCCCAACCCTCGTCTCCTGCTCGACGAGGAGCTGGCACTCTGGCTCGAGCGCGCGGTCGCGGCCGAGCCGGCAGGTCTCGGGCTCAGTCTCGAGATCGTCGATGGCAAGGTCATCGGCGCCGGCATCGCGACCTCCGACGAGACCGTTCACCTGCACTGGCAGCCGGGGCGGGCCGACTACGCCGCGTTCGAGTCGTGGCTCGCGAGCGATTCGCCCAAGATCATGACCGATGCGAAGACGCAGTTGAAGGCGCTCACCCGGTCGGGGCTCGCGTTCGACGGACTCGTCATCGACACGCTCGTGGCCGGTTGGCTCGTGCGCCCGATCCTCGCCGAGAAGACGCTCGCCGACCTCGTGTCGCAATACCTCGGCGAGACCGTCCCGCAAGCAGACCCGACCCAGTTGCTGCCCGAAGAAGGCACCGACGCAGGTGCCCCCGAGTATGCCTGGTACACGTTGCGGCTCGCACCCGTGGTGCTGCGCTCGCTGTCCGAGAGCTCCCGCCGCCTCCTCGCCGAGGTCGAGATGCCCCTCGTGCCCGTGCTCTCGGCGATGGAGCTCCGCGGGGTCACGGTCGATCATCCTGAACTGGCTTCGCTCTCCAGCCAGCTCGCGGAGCGAGCAGCGGGGCTTGCCGAGGCGGCGTTCGCCGAGATCGGCCGCGAGGTCAACCTCGGCTCGCCGAAGCAATTGCAGGAGGTGCTCTTCGACCAGCTCGGTATGCCGAAGACCCGCGCGACGAAGACGGGCTACACGACCGACGCGAGCGCACTCGCCGACCTGCAGGAGTCGAACCCGCACCCGTTCCTCGGCTACCTGCTCGAGCACCGCGACGCGACGAAGCTCCGCCAGATCGTCGAGTCGCTCGACAAGGCGATCGCCACCGACGGTCGCATCCACACGACCTATTGGCAGATCGGTGCGGCCACCGGCCGCATGTCCTCGAACGACCCGAACCTGCAGAACATCCCCATCCGCACTGAAGAGGGCCGCCGCATCCGCAAGGCGTTCCGGCACGGCCCCGAGTACACCGAGCTCCTCACGGCCGACTACTCGCAGATCGAGATGCGCATCATGGCGCATCTCTCCGGCGACCCGGGGCTCATCGAGGCGTTCAACGCCGGCGAAGACCTGCACCGATTCGTCGGTGCCCGGGTGTTCTCGGTCGATCCGGCCGACGTGACCCCGCTCATGCGCACGAAGGTGAAGGCGATGTCGTACGGCCTCGCCTACGGGCTCAGTGCGTTCGGCCTGTCGAAGCAGCTCCGAATCGACCGGGCAGAGGCGACGCAGCTCATGAAGGAGTACTTCGAGCGCTTCGGCGCCGTGCGCGGCTACCTCCGCGGCGTCGTCGAGCAAGCGAAGATCGACGGATACACCGAGACCATCTTCGGCCGGCGCCGCGCGTTCCCCGACCTCGCGAGCCCGAACCGCGTCCACCGCGAGAACGCCGAGCGTGCTGCGCTCAACTCGCCGATCCAGGGGTCCGCCGCCGACATCATCAAGATCGCGATGTCGCGTGTCGAAGCCGACATCGCCGCTCGAGGGCTCGGCAGCCGCATGCTCATGCAGGTGCACGACGAGCTCGTCTTCGAGGTCGCGCCCGGTGAGTCCGAAGCGCTCGAAGAGGTCGTGCGAGATCGGATGTCCAACGCCGCCGAGCTCCTCGTTCCTCTCGACGTGCAGATCGGTCGGGGCGCCAACTGGGACGACGCGGCGCACTGA
- the pyk gene encoding pyruvate kinase — MRRAKIVATLGPATSSYEQIRAIIDAGVDVARMNLSHGTYDVHEGVYQNIRKAANDSGRAVAVLVDLQGPKIRLGKFEGGPYELAEGDTFKITTDDIVGTKEIVSTTYKGLPDDVRAGDFLLIDDGKVRVEVLETDGTVVTTRVVVAGPVSNNKGINLPGVAVNVPALSEKDEDDLRWGLELGADLIALSFVRNASDIRRVHEIMDEVGRRVPVIAKIEKPQAVDALEEIAEAFDSIMVARGDLGVELPLEAVPIVQKRAVEIARRLAKPVIVATQMLESMIHSPVPTRAETSDVANAVLDGADAVMLSGETSVGEYPVVTVQTMARIVESTEQHGLDRILPLGTKPRTQAGAITLAAVEVADFVRAKYLCVFTESGESVRRMSRLRSEIPILAFTPDPAIRRRMALNWGVESFVVDRVTHTDQMVGQVDDVLAKTGKAAKGEKVVIISGSPPGIPGTTNDVRVHVVGEVL, encoded by the coding sequence ATGAGACGAGCGAAGATCGTCGCCACCCTCGGCCCGGCGACGTCGAGCTACGAACAGATCCGGGCGATCATCGATGCGGGCGTCGACGTCGCTCGCATGAACCTGAGCCACGGCACCTACGACGTGCACGAGGGGGTCTACCAGAACATCAGGAAGGCCGCGAACGACTCGGGCCGGGCGGTTGCCGTGCTCGTCGACCTGCAGGGGCCGAAGATCCGGCTCGGCAAGTTCGAGGGCGGGCCGTACGAGCTCGCCGAGGGCGACACCTTCAAGATCACGACCGACGACATCGTCGGCACGAAGGAGATCGTCAGCACGACCTACAAGGGCCTGCCCGACGATGTGCGCGCGGGCGACTTCCTCCTCATCGACGACGGCAAGGTTCGCGTCGAGGTGCTCGAGACCGACGGCACCGTCGTCACGACCCGAGTCGTCGTGGCCGGCCCCGTGTCGAACAACAAGGGCATCAACCTCCCGGGTGTCGCGGTCAACGTTCCCGCGCTCTCCGAGAAGGACGAGGACGACCTCCGCTGGGGCCTCGAACTCGGCGCCGACCTCATCGCCCTCTCGTTCGTGCGGAACGCCTCCGACATCAGGCGCGTGCACGAGATCATGGACGAGGTCGGCCGGCGGGTGCCGGTGATCGCGAAGATCGAGAAGCCGCAGGCCGTCGACGCGCTCGAGGAGATCGCGGAGGCGTTCGACTCGATCATGGTCGCGCGAGGCGACCTCGGCGTGGAGCTCCCGCTCGAGGCCGTGCCGATCGTGCAGAAGCGCGCGGTCGAGATCGCCCGTCGCCTTGCCAAGCCCGTCATCGTGGCGACGCAGATGCTCGAGTCGATGATCCACAGCCCGGTCCCGACGCGAGCCGAGACCTCCGACGTCGCGAACGCAGTGCTCGACGGCGCCGATGCGGTCATGCTCTCCGGAGAGACGAGCGTCGGTGAGTATCCCGTCGTCACGGTGCAGACAATGGCCCGCATCGTCGAGTCGACCGAGCAGCACGGGCTCGACCGCATCCTGCCGCTCGGCACCAAGCCGCGCACGCAGGCCGGCGCGATCACGCTCGCGGCCGTCGAGGTCGCCGACTTCGTTCGCGCGAAGTACCTCTGCGTGTTCACCGAGTCGGGGGAGTCGGTGCGCCGGATGTCGCGGCTCCGCTCCGAGATCCCCATCCTCGCCTTCACGCCCGACCCCGCCATCCGGCGCCGTATGGCGCTGAACTGGGGCGTCGAGTCGTTCGTGGTCGACCGCGTGACCCACACCGACCAGATGGTCGGACAGGTCGACGACGTGCTCGCGAAGACCGGCAAGGCGGCCAAGGGCGAGAAGGTCGTCATCATCTCGGGTTCCCCTCCCGGAATCCCCGGCACCACCAACGACGTGCGCGTGCACGTCGTGGGCGAGGTGCTCTAA
- a CDS encoding extracellular solute-binding protein — translation MRSQPRRRSSAMGVLAAAATLALMTACAGGPAAEEEATDEPLQFFLSGDANQGGGFAHMAELYEEETGVEVEIVDIANEDLPTKLKNAAQANDLPALARVGGIDPVWKDLTVDLASVTEGSDIRTDLAAVDEDGKVLSVPTDITAVGLFINKTLFDQAGVAYPTSPDDIWTWDEYVAAVKQVQANTGATYGMVMDRSSHRLKAFLYEFGSDYFQPDEDGQFETNGATKEALEYFASLNDDSFMPRSVWLSDGDPNGLFKSGDVVAYMSGSWQIADFAVNIADFEWESVRMPKQPIRSTNYGNAANIVVFEGSGQEDAALAFVEWLYEPENYRELAETSGFLPVIDGLEVTYSSNAEDFELYNEEIAASDAIAAKIKKNDLAYEVLGVTTEGDPVRDETVKYLNGEQDVDTTIQNIIDQLSDQLGALP, via the coding sequence ATGCGATCCCAACCAAGACGACGCAGCAGTGCGATGGGCGTCCTCGCGGCAGCAGCGACGCTCGCGCTCATGACGGCCTGCGCCGGCGGCCCGGCTGCCGAAGAAGAGGCCACGGACGAACCGCTGCAGTTCTTCCTCTCCGGCGACGCGAACCAGGGCGGCGGCTTCGCCCACATGGCGGAGCTCTACGAGGAGGAGACCGGCGTCGAGGTCGAGATCGTCGACATCGCCAACGAGGACCTGCCCACGAAGCTCAAGAACGCCGCGCAGGCGAACGACCTGCCGGCCCTCGCCCGCGTCGGAGGGATCGACCCGGTGTGGAAGGACCTGACGGTAGATCTCGCGAGCGTCACCGAGGGCAGCGATATCCGCACCGACCTCGCCGCCGTCGACGAGGACGGCAAGGTGCTCTCGGTGCCCACCGACATCACCGCGGTCGGCCTCTTCATCAACAAGACGCTCTTCGACCAGGCGGGCGTCGCCTACCCGACGAGCCCCGACGACATCTGGACCTGGGACGAGTACGTCGCCGCGGTGAAGCAGGTCCAGGCGAACACCGGGGCGACGTACGGAATGGTCATGGACCGTTCGTCCCACCGCCTCAAGGCGTTCCTCTACGAATTCGGGTCTGACTACTTCCAGCCGGACGAAGACGGGCAGTTCGAGACGAACGGCGCCACCAAGGAAGCGCTGGAGTACTTCGCGTCGCTCAACGACGACTCGTTCATGCCCCGGTCGGTCTGGTTGTCCGACGGCGATCCGAACGGCCTCTTCAAGAGCGGCGACGTCGTGGCGTACATGTCGGGGTCGTGGCAGATCGCCGACTTCGCGGTCAACATCGCCGACTTCGAATGGGAGTCCGTGCGCATGCCGAAGCAGCCCATCCGTTCGACGAACTACGGCAACGCCGCGAACATCGTCGTCTTCGAGGGCAGCGGCCAGGAGGATGCAGCGCTCGCCTTCGTCGAGTGGCTGTACGAGCCCGAGAACTACCGCGAGCTGGCCGAGACATCCGGCTTCCTCCCGGTGATCGACGGCCTCGAGGTCACCTACTCGAGCAACGCCGAGGACTTCGAGCTCTACAACGAGGAGATCGCCGCCTCCGACGCGATCGCCGCGAAGATCAAGAAGAACGATCTCGCGTACGAGGTGCTCGGCGTCACCACCGAGGGCGACCCCGTGCGCGATGAGACGGTCAAGTACCTCAACGGCGAGCAAGACGTCGACACCACGATCCAGAACATCATCGACCAGCTCTCCGACCAACTCGGCGCACTGCCGTGA
- a CDS encoding hotdog fold thioesterase, which produces MTQTTDPIDYLQARGIGALADKMGIEFLEFSVERSVAKMPVEGNTQPAMLLHGGAYVVLGESLGSMAANLWAGEGRLAVGIEINATHTRSASSGWVTAVCTPIHLGRTLTTHEIAVTDDQGRRCSTIRITNLIRDLQQA; this is translated from the coding sequence ATGACGCAGACGACCGATCCCATCGACTACCTCCAGGCCCGGGGAATCGGCGCGCTGGCCGACAAGATGGGCATCGAGTTCCTCGAATTCTCCGTCGAGCGCTCGGTCGCGAAGATGCCGGTCGAGGGCAACACGCAGCCCGCGATGCTCCTGCACGGCGGGGCGTACGTCGTGCTCGGCGAATCGCTCGGTTCGATGGCCGCGAACCTCTGGGCGGGCGAGGGCCGGCTCGCGGTGGGCATCGAGATCAACGCGACGCACACGCGCTCGGCCTCGAGCGGCTGGGTCACGGCTGTCTGCACGCCGATCCACCTCGGCCGCACGCTCACGACGCACGAGATCGCGGTCACCGACGATCAAGGTCGACGGTGTTCGACGATCCGCATCACGAACCTGATCCGGGACCTGCAGCAGGCCTAA
- a CDS encoding ANTAR domain-containing response regulator has protein sequence MTDTESTQSAPRRVVVAEDESLIRLDIVEILRDNGFEVVGEAGDGETAVALATELRPDLVIMDVKMPQLDGISAAERLSKGHIAPVVLLTAFSQKELVERATEAGALAYVVKPFTPNDLLPAIEIALARHAQIIALEAEVGDLVERFETRKLVDRAKGLLNEKMGLTEPEAFRWIQKASMDRRLTMKDVSQAIIEQLSQKK, from the coding sequence GTGACAGACACCGAAAGCACCCAGTCGGCGCCACGGCGCGTGGTCGTGGCGGAGGATGAGTCGCTCATCCGCCTCGACATCGTCGAGATCCTTCGCGACAACGGATTCGAGGTCGTCGGAGAGGCCGGTGACGGCGAGACCGCGGTGGCACTCGCGACTGAGCTTCGTCCCGACCTCGTGATCATGGACGTGAAGATGCCCCAGCTCGACGGCATCTCCGCGGCCGAACGCCTCTCGAAGGGCCACATCGCCCCGGTCGTGCTCCTCACGGCGTTCAGCCAGAAGGAGCTCGTCGAGCGCGCGACCGAAGCCGGCGCCCTCGCCTACGTGGTGAAGCCGTTCACGCCGAACGACCTGTTGCCCGCGATCGAGATCGCCTTGGCCCGCCACGCCCAGATCATCGCGCTCGAAGCGGAGGTCGGCGACCTCGTCGAGCGATTCGAGACCCGCAAGCTCGTCGACCGGGCGAAGGGCCTGCTCAACGAGAAGATGGGCCTCACCGAGCCCGAGGCGTTCCGCTGGATCCAGAAGGCGTCGATGGACCGCAGGCTCACGATGAAAGACGTCTCGCAGGCGATCATCGAGCAGCTTTCGCAGAAGAAGTAA